The sequence GTCCTTCGCCGCCTTCTCGATGTCGGACTGGTACTTCAACAGGATGTGCAAGGTCTCGGTGGCAGTGTCGGCGTCGACCGATTGGATGCCCAGCAGCAGGAGCGTGCGTGCCCAGTCGAGCGTTTCGGACACCGACGGAGCCTTTTTCAGCTCCAGGTTCCGGATCGAGCGAACGATGCGCACCACCTGATCGGCGAGCGACTCGGAGATGCCGGGAACCCGGGTGAGCACGATCTCGCGCTCGCGGTCGATGTCGGGGTAGTCGATGTGCAGGAACAGGCACCGCCGCTTGAGGGCTTCCGAGAGCTCCCTGGTGTTGTTCGACGTGAGGAACACGAGTGGGATCTGGGTCGCGCTCACCGTGCCCAGCTCGGGAATCGACACCTGGTAGTCGGAGAGAATCTCGAGGAGGAGCGCCTCGGTCTCGACCTCGACCCGGTCGACCTCGTCGATGAGCAGCACCACGGGATCGTCCGCCCGGATCGCCTCGAGCAGCGGCCGGGTGAGCAGGAACGGCTCCGAGAAGATGTCCTCCTCTATGTCGGCCCAGCTGGTCGGCCCGTCGGACTCGGACACCCGTTGCGCCTGGATGCGAAGGAGCTGCTTCTTGTAGTTCCACTCGTAGAGCGCCTTCGACTCGTCGAGCCCCTCGTAGCACTGCAAACGGATCAGGCGCGAGCCGGTCAGCTCCGCCACAGACTTGGCCAGCTGCGTCTTTCCCGTTCCCGCCGGGCCTTCGATGAGCACCGGCTTGCCCAGCCGCTCGGCCAGGTAGACCACCCCGGCGATGCCCTCGTCGGCGAGGTAGTCGACTCGTCGCAGCCCTTCGCGGACTGAGGCGGGGGACTCGAACCGGCTCGGCGCAGCGTCGCTCACGTGTCAGATCCTTTGATGCTCTTGGTGCCCGAATGGCACGGCGTCCCAGCTTACCGAGAGGGTCCTGAGCGGCGCCCGTTCGGTAACACCGGCCCGGACGGGGCCCCAGCCCCATCCTCCTCCGGAGCGTGGGGACCCCAGCCCCACGCCCGTCCGTAACACCGGCCCGGACGGGGCCCCAGCCCCAGCCTCCTCCGGAGCGTGGGACCCCAGCCCCACGCCCGTCCGTAACACTGGGCCGGATGGACGGTGCGGCCCCACGGCGAATACTGGCCTTGGCGGGGTCGGCGTTCGTGGTGCTGGCGGCGGAGCCGTTGTACCTGCTGGTCGATACGGCGGTTGTCGGTCATCTCGGTCCGAAACCGCTGGCCGGGCTAGGTGTCGGCGCGGCGCTCATGACCCTGGTCCTGCTCCTGGGCACGTTTCTCGAGTACGGGACCACCAGCCGGGCGGCCAGGTGGTACGGCGCCGGCCAGCGCGACGCGGCGGTGAACGAGGGGGTGCAGGCCGGGTGGCTGGCTCTATCTATAGGAGTCGCCTCGATCGCCCTCGGCGAAGCGCTCGCGGGTCCGTTGACGAGCCTGCTTGCCGGGCACTCGGGCTCGCCGGTGCAGCAGGCCGCCGAGTCCTGGTTCCGGATCGCCGTGGTCGGCCTTCCGGGAGTGATGCTCGTGCTCGGCGGGAACGGTTGGATGCGCGGGATTCAGGAGACCCGCCAGCCGGTTCGGATCGTTCTCGCCGCCAACGGTGTGTCGGCAGCGCTCTCTCCGTTGCTGGTGTACAGCGCCGGCCTCGGACTGCGCGGCTCTGCGGTGGCGAACGTCGCCGGCCAGGCGGTGGGCGGGTTTCTGTTCGTGCGGGCCCTGTTGCGTACCGGTGTTGGGATGCGGCCGGAGTGGGCGGTCATGCGCAGGCAGCTAGTGGTGGGGCGCGACCTGATGTTGCGGAACGTCGGTTTTCAGGCGGCGTTCCTCTCTGCTGCGGGCGTCGCCGCGAGGATGGGGACGGCTCAGGTCGCTGCTCACCAGATCGCGCTGCAGCTGTGGGAGTTCGCCGCGCTGGTGCTGGACTCTTTCGCCATTGCGGCGCAGTCATTGGTGGGCGCGGCGCTCGGCGGTCGTGACGAGGAGGCCGCGCGGCGCACGGCGTGGCAGGTAGGGGTTTACGGTCTGTGGGCGGGGGTCGGTTTCGG comes from Acidimicrobiales bacterium and encodes:
- a CDS encoding MATE family efflux transporter, translating into MDGAAPRRILALAGSAFVVLAAEPLYLLVDTAVVGHLGPKPLAGLGVGAALMTLVLLLGTFLEYGTTSRAARWYGAGQRDAAVNEGVQAGWLALSIGVASIALGEALAGPLTSLLAGHSGSPVQQAAESWFRIAVVGLPGVMLVLGGNGWMRGIQETRQPVRIVLAANGVSAALSPLLVYSAGLGLRGSAVANVAGQAVGGFLFVRALLRTGVGMRPEWAVMRRQLVVGRDLMLRNVGFQAAFLSAAGVAARMGTAQVAAHQIALQLWEFAALVLDSFAIAAQSLVGAALGGRDEEAARRTAWQVGVYGLWAGVGFGVFLAAGWYLLPQAFTSSPAVLKQCHELWPWFVGMEPAAGLVFALDGVLIGAGDVRFMRTLTLVAALGAFVPINLAALHWHWGIGGVWAGLTAFVGVRLVGMLARTRSSRWVVLGEQL
- a CDS encoding MoxR family ATPase; this translates as MSDAAPSRFESPASVREGLRRVDYLADEGIAGVVYLAERLGKPVLIEGPAGTGKTQLAKSVAELTGSRLIRLQCYEGLDESKALYEWNYKKQLLRIQAQRVSESDGPTSWADIEEDIFSEPFLLTRPLLEAIRADDPVVLLIDEVDRVEVETEALLLEILSDYQVSIPELGTVSATQIPLVFLTSNNTRELSEALKRRCLFLHIDYPDIDREREIVLTRVPGISESLADQVVRIVRSIRNLELKKAPSVSETLDWARTLLLLGIQSVDADTATETLHILLKYQSDIEKAAKDLAGSSSPAR